One segment of bacterium DNA contains the following:
- a CDS encoding transglycosylase domain-containing protein has protein sequence MNENLLRVLRLFLYASMTGLGLFLAGLLVYTAFVQQQLPHLPERLGDLEPPRRTTILDRNGLVISRIGSSLPVSLEEVSPLFVKALLATEDDDFLGHHGIDKQALLRALLSQMLPGRRSGGSTLTQQLAKNMFFTFEKKVDRKLREILLAVAMEARYDKRDILEAYCNTVDFGAGSMGVEAAAQEYFDRSASELDVTEAATLVAILNAPTRYNPRANPAACRDRRNLVLSRMEHQGHLDRETAARLKGGPLKVRPGRRNNAGHLRDWILADLEKEYREMGLDPETIPYAGLEIHTSVDGRLQDLAQQSLSTFCDGLETRLGANATSLDGAVVALDPRNGEVLALVGGRDYLTSAFNCALSPNRQPGSSFKPFFYYTTLRNGWSPLDIVVDSVQSYRLPDMTWTPRNWDYSESGSQTWVYGLMKSLNVVVAGVAMRSDLAQTIRTARDAGITAPLERSPSLTLGTFPVRPLELAQAYGVFVNRGIRSDAFVVRHVTDRFGREVLRHKARQRQAFDPVESYLVLDMLRGAVRYGTGGDLLSVPFTGDLGGKTGTTDDYRDSWFCAVMPRLVCVSWVGNRDNHPMRFSREAGVTGAAGGLKVFKAMLPQLEEILGRQGNFPVPDGVEFRSVNLWSGREDANGPRLALRMIDL, from the coding sequence GTGAACGAGAACCTGCTGCGCGTCCTGCGCCTGTTCCTCTATGCCTCGATGACGGGCCTTGGCCTGTTCCTGGCCGGGCTGCTGGTCTACACGGCGTTCGTCCAGCAGCAGTTGCCCCATCTGCCGGAGCGGTTGGGGGATCTGGAGCCGCCCCGCCGCACCACCATCCTGGATCGCAACGGCTTGGTCATCAGCCGCATCGGTTCCTCGCTGCCCGTCTCCCTGGAGGAGGTGTCGCCCCTCTTCGTCAAGGCGCTCCTGGCCACCGAGGACGATGACTTCCTGGGCCACCATGGCATCGACAAGCAGGCCCTCCTGCGGGCCTTGCTCAGCCAGATGCTGCCCGGGCGGCGCAGCGGCGGTTCCACCCTGACCCAGCAGCTGGCCAAGAACATGTTCTTCACCTTCGAGAAAAAGGTGGACCGCAAGCTGCGCGAAATCCTGCTGGCGGTGGCGATGGAGGCCCGCTATGACAAGCGGGACATCCTGGAGGCCTACTGCAACACGGTGGACTTCGGCGCCGGCAGCATGGGCGTGGAGGCGGCCGCGCAAGAGTATTTCGACCGCTCCGCCTCGGAGCTGGATGTGACGGAGGCCGCCACGCTGGTGGCCATCCTCAACGCGCCCACCCGCTACAATCCCCGCGCCAACCCGGCCGCCTGCCGCGACCGGCGCAACCTCGTGCTGTCGCGCATGGAGCACCAGGGACACCTGGACCGGGAGACGGCGGCCCGCCTCAAAGGCGGCCCGCTCAAGGTCCGGCCGGGCCGGCGCAACAACGCCGGGCACCTGCGGGACTGGATCCTGGCCGACCTGGAGAAGGAGTACCGGGAAATGGGCCTGGATCCCGAGACCATCCCCTATGCCGGACTGGAGATCCACACCAGCGTGGACGGACGCCTGCAGGACCTGGCCCAGCAATCGCTCAGCACCTTCTGCGACGGCCTGGAGACCCGCCTGGGCGCCAATGCCACCTCGCTGGACGGCGCGGTGGTGGCGCTGGATCCGCGCAATGGCGAGGTGCTGGCCCTGGTGGGCGGTCGAGACTACTTGACCAGCGCCTTCAACTGCGCGCTGAGCCCCAACCGCCAGCCGGGGAGCAGCTTCAAGCCCTTCTTCTATTACACCACGCTGCGCAACGGCTGGTCGCCCCTGGACATCGTGGTGGACAGCGTGCAGAGCTACCGCCTGCCCGACATGACCTGGACGCCGCGCAATTGGGACTACAGCGAGAGCGGCTCGCAGACCTGGGTCTACGGCCTGATGAAGAGTCTCAACGTGGTGGTGGCCGGCGTGGCCATGCGCAGCGACCTGGCCCAGACGATCCGCACCGCCCGCGACGCCGGCATCACGGCCCCGCTGGAGCGGAGCCCCAGCCTCACGCTGGGGACTTTCCCTGTCCGGCCGCTGGAGCTGGCCCAGGCCTACGGCGTCTTCGTCAACCGCGGCATCCGCTCCGACGCCTTCGTCGTGCGGCACGTGACAGACCGCTTCGGGCGCGAGGTGCTGCGCCACAAAGCCCGGCAACGGCAGGCCTTTGATCCGGTGGAGAGCTACCTGGTGCTGGACATGCTGCGGGGCGCCGTGCGTTACGGCACGGGCGGCGATTTGCTCTCCGTGCCCTTCACGGGCGATCTGGGGGGCAAGACGGGCACCACCGACGATTACCGGGACAGCTGGTTCTGCGCCGTGATGCCGCGCCTGGTCTGTGTGAGCTGGGTGGGCAACCGCGACAACCACCCCATGCGCTTCTCCCGCGAGGCGGGCGTGACCGGGGCGGCGGGCGGCCTCAAGGTCTTCAAGGCCATGCTGCCGCAACTGGAGGAGATTCTGGGCCGGCAGGGAAATTTCCCTGTGCCCGATGGGGTCGAGTTCCGCAGCGTCAACCTGTGGAGCGGCCGCGAGGACGCCAATGGGCCGCGCCTTGCCCTGCGCATGATCGACTTGTGA
- a CDS encoding SPOR domain-containing protein: MRMGLEQGLETARLAGKLTLAYAVAAWLLYLLLGLALPGLLAKGGWLLALALILALPVPRLLTRRREGREPAALAAAWEAIDRRDAVQLAAFHQSRIQWAGMSPGRRVQWEDQLLEAWTRLPGGQISAGAGSLLELLHRRPLLAAREVELLRRLDPAQVDPLDLLGLWNRVDAAGLPLDHACLNRVLRGLPAPQRWRALRRVRPLLFQLAREGHEAAGELLRGALDRGALVRADLPEDLSVALGEGEEARPEAPPEGRISPSAMGLLGKAMSQVSRQAGTGARQLRASWVRPAILASAVVLALLASRGLRQPSPTLQAPSVSKLAYAPPANVHGGFTLQVTASRDSLQVVHQVEALHQAEIYAYALPPRQNSTWYRVRLGWFAERAAADSTASLLKARGHIDEWYVANFDLAGRLHEPSPGVPGGGTTLEMRGGPAGKEHP; this comes from the coding sequence ATGAGGATGGGCCTGGAACAGGGGTTGGAGACGGCGCGCCTGGCCGGCAAGCTTACGCTGGCCTATGCCGTGGCGGCCTGGCTGCTCTACCTGCTGCTGGGGCTGGCGCTCCCCGGTCTGCTTGCCAAGGGTGGCTGGCTTCTTGCGCTGGCCCTGATCCTGGCCCTGCCCGTGCCCCGCCTGCTCACCCGCCGGCGGGAAGGGCGCGAGCCCGCCGCCCTCGCCGCCGCCTGGGAGGCGATCGACCGGCGCGACGCCGTCCAGCTGGCCGCCTTCCATCAGAGCCGGATCCAATGGGCGGGCATGTCCCCCGGACGCCGAGTCCAGTGGGAGGACCAGCTGCTTGAGGCTTGGACGCGCCTGCCCGGCGGCCAGATCAGCGCGGGGGCGGGGTCCCTGCTCGAGCTGCTGCACCGGCGCCCCCTCCTGGCGGCGCGCGAGGTGGAGCTGCTGCGCCGCCTGGATCCGGCCCAGGTTGATCCTTTGGACCTGCTGGGTCTCTGGAACAGGGTGGATGCCGCCGGCCTGCCCCTCGACCATGCCTGCCTCAATCGTGTCCTGCGTGGCCTGCCGGCCCCCCAGCGGTGGCGCGCCCTGCGCCGGGTGCGGCCCCTCCTGTTTCAGCTGGCCCGGGAGGGCCACGAAGCGGCCGGCGAATTGCTGCGCGGCGCGCTGGACCGCGGCGCCCTGGTGCGGGCGGATCTGCCCGAGGATCTCAGCGTCGCCCTGGGCGAAGGGGAAGAGGCGAGGCCGGAGGCGCCGCCAGAAGGAAGGATCAGCCCCAGTGCCATGGGTCTGCTGGGGAAGGCCATGAGCCAGGTGTCCCGACAGGCGGGCACGGGCGCCCGCCAGCTGCGCGCCTCCTGGGTGCGGCCCGCCATCCTCGCCAGTGCGGTGGTCCTGGCCCTGCTGGCCAGCCGCGGATTGCGCCAGCCAAGCCCCACGCTCCAGGCCCCTTCCGTCTCGAAGCTGGCATACGCGCCACCGGCCAATGTCCACGGCGGTTTTACCCTGCAGGTGACGGCCAGCCGGGACAGTCTGCAGGTGGTTCACCAGGTGGAGGCCCTGCATCAGGCGGAGATCTATGCCTACGCCCTGCCGCCGCGCCAGAACTCGACCTGGTATCGGGTGCGCCTCGGCTGGTTCGCCGAGCGCGCCGCGGCGGATTCCACGGCATCGCTGCTGAAGGCCCGGGGCCACATCGATGAATGGTACGTGGCCAACTTCGATCTTGCCGGTCGGCTGCATGAGCCGTCGCCCGGCGTTCCCGGTGGCGGGACGACCCTTGAGATGCGGGGAGGACCCGCCGGGAAGGAGCATCCATGA
- a CDS encoding M20/M25/M40 family metallo-hydrolase gives MTSRAVARGLLAIVLALPAAGLDMPVLIRELSSPAYQGRRAGEPGGALAAKRLEQELAALGLAPLAGFPDHSHYFSFREEARVQQARLGRLDAAGGVRDLPAATWQPMAASSSGFIHAPVLFCGFGIVAPELGWNDLQGATLAGKAVLIVRQVPDGLGDGSPAWREACRLERRLAAARAGGAAAVLVADSPFTERAELLRLGRLDAALDTGGPLLASLSASAADSLLAPAGQALRTLVSKASRSRKAQPPLAVPGLVELEIRQQAAERHSRNLGAAIPGNGRAADRWILLGAHYDHLGMGADGRTLHPGADDNASGTAMLLETARRLQASLAGKEGERRSLALVLFGGEELGRLGSRSLLRARPAWIDSLDLMVNLDMVGRLRDEALQVLGGGEHPELTPSLERAAAEAGLRALPCPEAPGGDHESFREADIPALMLFTGPHEDYHQPTDTADRLNLEGLEPVARTLAGWIPALLDPGLAVGRVAPTARKQPEGGAPIRVALGIVPGYESAGEGMTVQDVKAGSAAERAGLRPGDRIVALGRHPVANIHDYTFALRHFASGDEAQVALLREGRRLQLSIRLEERVR, from the coding sequence ATGACGAGCCGAGCCGTGGCGCGAGGTCTGTTGGCAATAGTGCTGGCGCTGCCGGCGGCCGGGTTGGACATGCCCGTCCTCATCCGCGAATTGAGTTCGCCCGCCTATCAGGGCCGGCGCGCCGGGGAGCCGGGCGGAGCCCTGGCCGCGAAGCGCCTGGAGCAGGAGCTGGCGGCCCTGGGCCTGGCGCCGCTGGCGGGCTTCCCGGACCACAGCCATTACTTCAGCTTCCGGGAAGAGGCACGGGTGCAGCAGGCGCGCCTGGGCCGGCTGGATGCCGCGGGCGGCGTGCGGGACCTCCCCGCCGCCACGTGGCAGCCCATGGCCGCCTCGTCCTCGGGCTTCATCCACGCCCCCGTCCTCTTCTGTGGATTCGGCATTGTGGCGCCGGAGCTGGGTTGGAACGATCTGCAGGGCGCCACCCTGGCGGGCAAGGCCGTCCTCATCGTGCGCCAGGTGCCCGATGGACTGGGCGACGGCTCGCCGGCCTGGCGGGAGGCCTGCCGGCTGGAGCGGCGTCTGGCCGCGGCGCGGGCGGGCGGCGCCGCCGCCGTGCTGGTGGCGGACAGCCCCTTCACCGAGCGGGCGGAGCTGCTGCGCCTGGGCAGACTGGACGCCGCCCTGGACACGGGCGGGCCGCTCCTGGCCTCCCTTTCCGCCAGCGCCGCCGACAGCCTCCTGGCCCCCGCCGGACAGGCCTTGCGCACCCTGGTGTCAAAAGCCTCCCGGTCGCGCAAGGCGCAGCCGCCCCTTGCCGTGCCGGGCCTGGTGGAGCTGGAGATCCGCCAACAGGCGGCGGAGCGCCACAGCCGCAACCTGGGCGCCGCCATCCCGGGCAACGGCCGGGCGGCGGATCGCTGGATCCTGCTGGGCGCCCACTACGACCACCTGGGGATGGGGGCCGATGGCCGCACGCTCCACCCCGGCGCCGACGACAACGCCAGCGGCACGGCCATGCTGTTGGAGACGGCCCGGCGCCTGCAGGCCTCCCTTGCGGGGAAGGAGGGCGAGCGCCGCTCCCTGGCCCTTGTGCTCTTCGGTGGGGAGGAGTTGGGTCGCCTCGGCTCGCGCAGCCTGCTCCGCGCCAGGCCGGCCTGGATCGACTCGCTGGACCTGATGGTCAACCTCGACATGGTGGGCCGCCTGCGGGACGAGGCGCTGCAGGTGCTGGGCGGCGGGGAGCATCCCGAGCTGACGCCCTCCCTGGAGCGGGCCGCGGCGGAGGCGGGGCTGCGCGCCCTGCCCTGCCCAGAAGCCCCCGGCGGCGACCACGAGAGTTTCCGCGAGGCGGACATCCCCGCCCTCATGCTCTTCACCGGCCCCCACGAGGACTACCACCAGCCAACGGACACGGCCGACCGCCTCAACCTGGAGGGCCTGGAGCCCGTGGCGCGCACCCTGGCGGGGTGGATCCCGGCCCTGCTGGATCCAGGGCTGGCCGTGGGGCGGGTCGCGCCAACGGCGCGGAAGCAGCCGGAGGGCGGCGCCCCCATCCGGGTGGCCCTTGGCATCGTGCCCGGTTACGAGAGTGCGGGCGAAGGAATGACGGTCCAGGACGTGAAGGCGGGCAGCGCGGCGGAGCGGGCCGGCCTCAGGCCAGGCGACCGCATCGTCGCCCTGGGGCGCCACCCCGTGGCCAACATCCATGACTACACCTTCGCCCTGCGCCACTTCGCGTCCGGAGACGAGGCGCAGGTGGCGCTGCTGCGCGAGGGCCGTCGCCTGCAGCTGTCGATCCGACTTGAGGAGCGTGTGCGATGA
- the hutH gene encoding histidine ammonia-lyase → MNPVIQVGSSWLDIATLAEVAAGAGTFELTAEARRAVEESRAFVDAAVVRGDVIYGITTGFGALQQVQIAPEDQGRLQHNLLVSHAVSTGQPLAPEVVRAMLLLRAHSLAQGCSGVRPVVIERLLELLHRDLLPHVPALGSVGASGDLSPLSHMALPLIGEGKLMYHGAWKPASWVLEIEGLAPLVLEAKEGLALNNGTQFMTAAAALLLHKAERLARTADIALALTLEALQGKSAAFDPRIHALRRHPGQEAVADNVRRLTVGSDRVDARDPAHPRVQDSYSVRCAPQVHGACRDTFTQLRAAVEREMNAVTDNPLVFAADGEFLSGGNFHGEPMAFCLDFLKVALCELASISERRTAKLMDASQNHGLPPFLVTRSGINSGMMICQYTAAALVSKNKTLAHPDSVDSIPTSANQEDHVSMGANAALHALEIADHVGTVLAIEVLAGHYGNRFRGGQPGRGSAAALMAAATCLAGEAARGDEVVDHDFRSEYHALKQLIESGALLRAVEGEVGGLA, encoded by the coding sequence ATGAATCCCGTGATACAGGTGGGCAGCAGCTGGCTGGACATCGCGACGCTGGCCGAAGTGGCCGCCGGGGCGGGCACCTTCGAGTTGACCGCCGAGGCGAGGCGGGCCGTGGAGGAGAGCCGCGCCTTCGTGGACGCCGCCGTCGTCCGCGGGGACGTCATCTATGGCATCACCACCGGCTTCGGCGCCCTGCAGCAGGTGCAGATCGCCCCCGAGGACCAAGGCCGCCTCCAGCACAACCTGCTGGTCAGCCACGCCGTCTCAACCGGTCAACCGCTGGCGCCGGAGGTGGTGCGGGCCATGCTGCTCCTGCGCGCCCACAGCCTGGCCCAGGGTTGCAGCGGCGTGCGTCCAGTCGTGATCGAACGATTGCTGGAGCTGCTGCACCGCGATCTGCTGCCCCATGTGCCGGCCCTGGGCTCGGTGGGGGCCTCGGGGGACCTGTCCCCCCTGTCCCACATGGCGCTTCCCCTCATCGGCGAGGGCAAGCTCATGTATCACGGGGCCTGGAAGCCCGCCTCCTGGGTGCTGGAGATCGAGGGGCTGGCGCCCCTGGTGCTCGAGGCGAAGGAGGGCCTGGCCCTCAACAACGGCACCCAGTTCATGACGGCCGCCGCCGCCCTGCTCCTGCACAAGGCCGAGCGGCTGGCCCGCACGGCCGACATCGCCCTCGCCCTGACCCTGGAGGCCCTCCAGGGCAAGTCCGCCGCCTTTGATCCACGCATCCACGCCCTGCGCCGACACCCGGGCCAGGAGGCGGTGGCGGACAATGTGCGCCGGTTGACCGTCGGATCGGATCGGGTGGACGCGCGGGATCCCGCCCATCCGCGGGTGCAGGACTCCTACAGTGTGCGCTGCGCTCCCCAGGTGCACGGGGCCTGCCGCGACACCTTCACCCAGCTGCGCGCCGCCGTGGAGCGCGAGATGAACGCCGTCACGGACAACCCCCTCGTCTTCGCGGCGGATGGCGAGTTCTTGAGCGGCGGCAACTTCCACGGCGAGCCGATGGCCTTCTGCCTGGACTTCCTCAAAGTGGCCCTCTGCGAGTTGGCCAGCATCTCGGAGCGCCGCACGGCCAAGCTGATGGACGCCTCCCAGAACCACGGGCTGCCGCCCTTCCTCGTCACGCGTAGCGGGATCAACTCCGGCATGATGATCTGCCAGTACACGGCGGCGGCCCTCGTCTCCAAGAACAAGACCCTGGCCCATCCTGACAGCGTGGACTCCATTCCCACCAGCGCCAATCAGGAGGACCATGTCAGCATGGGCGCCAACGCGGCCCTGCACGCGCTCGAGATCGCCGACCACGTGGGCACGGTGCTGGCCATCGAGGTGCTGGCCGGGCATTACGGCAACCGCTTCCGCGGCGGGCAGCCCGGCCGTGGCAGTGCCGCGGCGCTGATGGCGGCCGCCACCTGCCTGGCGGGGGAGGCCGCCCGCGGCGACGAGGTGGTGGACCACGACTTCCGCAGCGAGTACCACGCCCTCAAGCAGCTGATCGAGTCGGGGGCCCTCCTGCGCGCCGTGGAGGGCGAGGTGGGCGGCTTGGCTTGA
- a CDS encoding T9SS type A sorting domain-containing protein — protein MRKTLVFASLALGSAALAAQLVPVDGRFPLSERHPGKTAWQSFNVDAPSVAAQKGDGSTFVDWPYGQNVVVGTSRYDYQHNGSYGKMIAVSTDGVSHGSFMGGINVSTGRRVRAWCVNPNLTVVPAADVMSTHAGYTTHAVASANPSNGMAPNTGVVGFHSGAGSWFGMDFGDCSLAFNLLQNTENADILWPHIAVDYNDKVHMVSSDSRITGAYVDAVWYNASTSSASWDGTYVLVTNASNTLSATMTAAKNAPGAAVVFGPDAPATPSIFYDASYGAGQWHHDVMVYEARDASNNVFARIAQGNPLNITKYHDPASTAPFRVGVFGYADMDAIYDTAETPNLHVAWPTPVSYADSLLFIDLADDTYYMTEFSHVDYHSSIWHYNATTGQFGHIAGWLTADDEAGDLPYPFSGVFRIKEDRVQLAHDPATGYLYALWNAYDKNDRRAPGSDNKRMANGEFFMACSADNGLTWGPRVNITQTPSPGCESPNCWSETFGSLAEVVDNGYLHLSFMLDLHAGASIRNSNDNDGSIETENNIYYMRIPVTDVPPHTGTPWNAEGHIGLSHYNSHRGVYWTNGALDSVLYYDRICVFNEGSQVRHLQRLTMYHDMLDVFGTADLFFTWEVKPGDPLANTEWIVDPADCDEWNGAMAPQSILQVHLGVGRQGFPVRQHAFKFEFDDGTTRLYRYEYYGPNAEGSLVELIDLENLAQYESQIIYECTSDLAEPVAPASFALAQNVPNPFNPATEISFTLEKAGQASLKVHNLRGETVATLVNGQLGAGRHAVSFDGSQLSSGVYFYTLEAAGTSETRKMLLTK, from the coding sequence ATGCGCAAGACACTTGTATTCGCCTCCCTGGCACTGGGATCGGCCGCCCTGGCGGCACAACTGGTGCCGGTGGACGGGCGTTTCCCCCTCAGCGAGCGGCACCCGGGCAAGACGGCCTGGCAGTCCTTCAATGTGGACGCCCCCTCCGTCGCGGCCCAGAAGGGCGACGGGAGCACCTTCGTGGATTGGCCCTACGGACAAAATGTCGTGGTGGGCACCAGCCGCTATGACTACCAGCACAACGGGTCCTACGGCAAGATGATCGCCGTCAGCACCGACGGCGTCAGCCACGGCTCCTTCATGGGCGGCATCAACGTGTCCACCGGCCGCCGTGTGCGGGCCTGGTGCGTGAATCCCAATCTCACCGTCGTCCCCGCCGCCGATGTGATGTCCACCCATGCCGGTTACACGACCCACGCCGTCGCCAGCGCCAACCCGTCCAACGGGATGGCCCCCAACACCGGTGTGGTGGGCTTCCACAGCGGCGCCGGCTCCTGGTTCGGCATGGACTTCGGGGACTGCTCGCTGGCCTTCAACCTGCTCCAGAACACGGAGAACGCGGACATCCTGTGGCCGCACATCGCCGTGGACTACAACGACAAAGTCCATATGGTGAGCAGCGACTCGCGCATCACGGGCGCCTACGTCGACGCCGTGTGGTACAACGCCAGCACGAGCAGCGCCTCCTGGGATGGCACCTATGTCCTGGTCACCAACGCCAGCAACACGCTGAGCGCCACCATGACCGCGGCCAAGAATGCGCCGGGGGCGGCCGTCGTTTTCGGACCTGACGCTCCGGCCACGCCCTCCATTTTCTACGACGCCAGCTACGGCGCCGGCCAGTGGCACCATGACGTGATGGTCTACGAGGCGCGTGACGCGAGCAACAATGTCTTCGCCCGCATCGCCCAGGGCAATCCGCTCAACATCACCAAGTACCATGATCCCGCCTCGACGGCCCCCTTCCGGGTGGGCGTGTTCGGCTACGCGGACATGGACGCCATCTACGACACGGCGGAGACGCCCAACCTGCACGTGGCCTGGCCGACGCCCGTGTCTTATGCGGACAGCCTGCTCTTCATCGACCTGGCGGACGACACCTATTACATGACCGAGTTCAGCCATGTGGACTACCACAGCTCCATCTGGCACTACAACGCCACCACGGGCCAGTTCGGCCACATTGCCGGCTGGCTGACCGCCGACGACGAGGCGGGCGACCTGCCCTATCCCTTCAGCGGCGTCTTCCGCATCAAGGAGGACCGCGTCCAGCTGGCCCACGACCCGGCCACCGGTTACCTCTACGCCCTGTGGAACGCCTACGACAAGAACGACCGGCGCGCCCCCGGTTCGGACAACAAGCGGATGGCCAACGGTGAGTTCTTCATGGCCTGCTCCGCCGACAATGGCCTGACCTGGGGCCCGCGCGTCAACATCACCCAGACGCCCAGCCCCGGCTGCGAGTCCCCCAACTGCTGGAGCGAGACCTTCGGCTCCCTGGCCGAGGTGGTGGACAACGGCTACCTGCACCTCAGCTTCATGCTGGACCTGCACGCCGGCGCCTCCATCCGCAACTCGAACGACAACGACGGCTCCATCGAGACGGAGAACAACATCTACTACATGCGCATCCCGGTGACGGACGTGCCGCCCCATACAGGCACGCCCTGGAACGCCGAGGGCCACATCGGCCTCAGCCACTACAACAGCCACCGCGGCGTGTATTGGACCAACGGGGCCCTGGACAGCGTCCTCTATTATGACCGTATCTGTGTCTTCAACGAGGGCAGCCAGGTCCGCCACCTCCAGCGTCTCACCATGTATCATGACATGCTGGACGTCTTCGGCACCGCCGACCTCTTCTTCACCTGGGAGGTGAAGCCGGGCGATCCGCTGGCGAACACGGAGTGGATCGTGGACCCGGCCGACTGCGACGAGTGGAACGGCGCCATGGCTCCCCAAAGCATCCTGCAGGTGCATCTGGGCGTCGGCCGCCAGGGGTTCCCGGTGAGGCAGCACGCCTTCAAGTTCGAGTTCGATGACGGCACCACCCGCCTCTACCGCTACGAGTACTATGGCCCCAACGCCGAAGGCTCACTGGTCGAGCTGATCGACCTCGAGAACCTGGCCCAGTACGAGAGCCAGATCATTTACGAGTGCACCTCGGACTTGGCGGAGCCGGTGGCCCCCGCCTCCTTCGCCCTGGCCCAGAACGTGCCCAACCCCTTCAATCCGGCGACGGAGATCAGCTTCACGCTGGAGAAGGCCGGACAGGCCAGCCTGAAGGTGCACAACCTGCGCGGCGAGACGGTGGCGACGCTGGTCAACGGCCAGCTGGGCGCCGGCCGCCATGCCGTGAGCTTCGACGGCAGCCAGCTCTCCAGCGGCGTGTACTTCTACACCCTGGAGGCCGCCGGTACGAGCGAGACGCGGAAGATGCTGCTGACCAAGTAG